A window of the Lolium perenne isolate Kyuss_39 chromosome 7, Kyuss_2.0, whole genome shotgun sequence genome harbors these coding sequences:
- the LOC127326255 gene encoding disease resistance protein Pik-2 isoform X1 — protein sequence MLIRSEDASWLVIEQTMEAALVTVSMGVIKPLLSKLFKLLGEEHAKLKGVHRDAKFIGDEMHSMQAALETLADEEQLDPEMRIWRDAVRELSYDMEDCVDDFVARVDHDHDGRTAFKKFVDKLKKPKYQHRTANEIGKLKTRATEASERHKRYNIVRPTSDISTCAIDPRLPALYVEADDLIGIDGPKDDIIDWFQWEATSTQLQVLSIVGSGGLGKTTLANQVYHAIRGQFSCAAFVSVSRKPNMRKILRDIAKGVGATDNTQDDDVQQLIDKLRRHLKDERYFIVIDDVWSAEEWKTISLALLNNNCGSRIITTTRNNEVASRCSSRVGRVYEMEPLSFGDSKSLFLRRAFGPEDSGYSHLEEVSNEIVRKCSGIPLAIITVSSLLAGQHAEDEWKRVLAAIGSALAKDPGADKMTKILSLSYFDLPHHLRTCLLYLSMFPEDSTIHKQHLIHMWIAEGFIREEQGRSRHAVGESYFNELINRCLIQPVDAEFDQVESCRVHDIILDFITCKAAEENFVTSFNDVEHGHNSHRRVRRIFVGNSNNEKVTIAASPILSHVRSLIVCVQYPQVSLLAFPPALRVLDLGKCWWLEDHHIASIEKLFLLKYLRLANVTLLPRKIGELQYLETLDITKTRILELPSAVTCLQRLTSLYIHVHTSFVDGMIGKMQSLEELMTFGVHSYEQGKSLQELSQLTKLWRLEVLLGFELWEGTGQIEDLHNNIGTLLSSCNLRHLHIRKWSSPLAVKTYFPLSLESWCLATPCSLREFYITYCYIDKVPNWMRLLGNLRELELYVVTVRPEDVVILGSVPTLLFLTLKTFNGTDGRILLHGFSSLKYLCLELLYCGTSLEFEPGSMPRLEHLKLEFRVHRIDCLNGSSNFGIQHLSALRKVEVCICCNFGNSENPLAGVEFCFGKYIGSLIETVIMTHPNCSSLLSEYGNVSYASVDCEHYTTIVGTDYEKEDEVGQDAGAHHWHVGGNHPRISFGYTQNVISQYSSTPEGVFFRWMTLMETHLLPRPVIHKRRRRTALEKSTLRTSIHVAARDSGRPDSTIRRCARVLLRQMGIFQEDEEAAISEEDLDRYWREFDHPLAEPQMAALAALSSWSLP from the exons GACGCTAGCTGGCTGGTGATAGAGCAAACGATGGAGGCTGCTCTTGTCACCGTTTCTATGGGGGTGATCAAGCCCCTCTTGTCCAAGCTCTTCAAGCTGCTGGGGGAAGAGCACGCCAAGCTCAAAGGCGTGCACCGAGACGCCAAGTTCATAGGAGATGAGATGCACAGCATGCAGGCTGCGCTAGAGACTCTCGCGGATGAAGAGCAACTCGATCCTGAGATGCGAATTTGGAGGGATGCTGTCCGCGAGCTTTCCTATGACATGGAAGATTGTGTTGATGACTTTGTGGCTCGTGTCGACCATGATCATGATGGGCGCACGGCCTTTAAGAAGTTTGTTGACAAGTTGAAGAAGCCGAAATATCAACATCGGACTGCTAATGAGATCGGAAAACTCAAGACCCGTGCAACTGAGGCAAGCGAGAGGCACAAGAGGTATAATATTGTGCGGCCAACATCTGACATTAGCACTTGTGCCATCGACCCCCGGCTGCCTGCGCTTTACGTGGAGGCTGATGACCTTATCGGCATTGATGGTCCTAAGGATGATATCATTGACTGGTTTCAATGGGAAGCTACTTCCACACAGCTTCAAGTGCTTTCTATTGTTGGTTCTGGAGGTCTTGGTAAGACTACTCTAGCAAACCAAGTCTATCATGCAATTCGAGGCCAATTTTCATGTGCAGCTTTTGTCTCTGTTTCTCGGAAACCTAATATGAGAAAGATTCTAAGAGATATTGCTAAAGGAGTTGGGGCCACAGACAATACACAAGATGATGATGTGCAGCAACTGATTGATAAACTCAGACGTCATCTCAAAGATGAAAG GTACTTCATTGTCATTGATGATGTGTGGAGCGCGGAAGAGTGGAAAACTATCAGCCTTGCATTACTGAATAATAATTGTGGGAGCAGAATTATTACTACAACACGTAATAATGAAGTTGCTTCACGTTGTTCATCGCGTGTTGGTCGTGTTTATGAAATGGAACCCCTTAGTTTTGGGGACTCCAAAAGTTTGTTTCTGAGAAGAGCATTTGGTCCCGAGGATTCAGGCTATTCTCACCTGGAAGAAGTCTCAAATGAGATAGTAAGAAAATGTTCCGGCATACCATTGGCTATTATTACGGTGTCTAGTTTGTTGGCTGGTCAGCATGCAGAAGATGAGTGGAAAAGGGTGTTGGCTGCTATTGGTTCTGCTCTTGCAAAGGACCCTGGTGCTGATAAGATGACAAAGATATTATCTCTGAGCTACTTTGATCTTCCTCACCATCTGAGAACTTGTTTGTTGTACTTGAGTATGTTCCCAGAAGATTCTACTATCCACAAACAACATTTGATACATATGTGGATTGCTGAAGGATTCATTCGTGAAGAACAAGGGCGAAGTCGACATGCAGTAGGCGAGAGTTATTTTAATGAGCTCATTAACCGATGCTTGATCCAGCCAGTTGATGCAGAGTTTGACCAGGTGGAATCATGCCGAGTTCATGACATCATTCTTGATTTCATCACATGCAAGGCTGCTGAAGAGAATTTTGTCACTTCATTCAATGATGTTGAACATGGGCATAACTCACATCGCAGAGTCCGCAGGATCTTTGTTGGGAATAGCAATAATGAAAAGGTTACCATAGCGGCAAGCCCGATTCTCTCTCATGTTCGGTCACTCATTGTATGTGTGCAATACCCGCAAGTTTCTCTGTTGGCTTTCCCACCAGCTCTTCGTGTCTTGGACCTAGGAAAGTGCTGGTGgttagaagatcatcatattgCAAGTATTGAAAAGTTGTTTCTTCTTAAATACTTGCGCCTTGCAAATGTTACCCTCCTCCCAAGAAAAATTGGAGAACTGCAGTATTTGGAGACACTAGACATAACAAAAACCAGAATTCTAGAACTGCCGTCAGCTGTTACATGCCTTCAACGGTTGACCAGTCTATATATTCATGTCCACACTAGCTTTGTAGACGGAATGATTGGTAAAATGCAAAGCTTGGAAGAGCTAATGACGTTTGGTGTCCACTCCTATGAACAAGGGAAGTCACTGCAAGAACTCAGCCAGCTAACCAAGCTGTGGAGATTGGAAGTACTACTAGGGTTTGAATTGTGGGAAGGAACAGGTCAAATTGAGGACCTTCACAATAACATCGGAACATTACTATCTTCATGCAACCTTCGTCATCTGCACATCCGCAAGTGGAGCTCGCCCTTAGCTGTGAAAACGTATTTTCCACTGTCACTGGAGTCATGGTGCCTGGCAACTCCTTGTAGCCTTCGGGAGTTCTACATCACATACTGCTATATTGACAAGGTTCCAAACTGGATGAGATTGCTCGGAAATCTTAGGGAATTAGAGCTCTACGTTGTCACTGTGAGACCAGAAGATGTTGTGATCCTTGGCTCAGTACCAACTTTGCTTTTCCTTACACTTAAGACTTTCAATGGCACCGATGGAAGAATTCTCCTTCATGGGTTCAGTAGCTTGAAATATTTGTGTCTGGAACTGCTCTACTGTGGGACCTCACTCGAGTTTGAACCGGGATCAATGCCAAGGCTTGAGCACCTCAAGCTTGAGTTTCGTGTGCATCGGATTGATTGCCTGAATGGTTCTTCCAATTTTGGTATCCAACACCTCTCCGCCCTCCGCAAAGTTGAGGTCTGTATTTGTTGCAACTTTGGCAACAGCGAAAATCCGTTGGCAGGTGTGGAATTTTGCTTTGGCAAATACATTGGAAGCCTTATCGAAACTGTCATCATGACGCATCCCAACTGTTCCAGTCTCCTTTCAGAGTATGGAAATGTATCATATGCAAGTGTGGACTGCGAACATTACACAACAATT GTTGGGACGGACTATGAGAAGGAAGATGAAGTAGGACAAGATGCGGGAGCACACCACTGGCATGTGGGAGGAAACCACCCGCGAATATCATTTGGTTACACACAAAATGTAATTTCTCAATACTCATCCACCCCCGAAGGTGTGTTCTTCAGGTGGATGACCTTGATGGAGACTCACCTGCTGCCGAGACCGGTTATCCACAAGCGCCGCCGCAGGACGGCGCTGGAGAAATCCACGCTCAGGACAAGCATCCATGTTGCGGCACGGGATAGTGGACGCCCTGACAGTACCATTCGAAGATGCGCAAGGGTGCTGCTTCGTCAGATGGGGATCTTTCAAGAGGATGAGGAGGCTGCGATCTCAGAAGAGGATCTTGATCGCTATTGGAGAGAGTTTGATCACCCTCTCGCCGAGCCCCAGATGGCGGCTTTGGCGGCTCTGTCTAGTTGGTCACTTCCTTGA
- the LOC127326255 gene encoding disease resistance protein RGA5 isoform X2, whose product MEAALVTVSMGVIKPLLSKLFKLLGEEHAKLKGVHRDAKFIGDEMHSMQAALETLADEEQLDPEMRIWRDAVRELSYDMEDCVDDFVARVDHDHDGRTAFKKFVDKLKKPKYQHRTANEIGKLKTRATEASERHKRYNIVRPTSDISTCAIDPRLPALYVEADDLIGIDGPKDDIIDWFQWEATSTQLQVLSIVGSGGLGKTTLANQVYHAIRGQFSCAAFVSVSRKPNMRKILRDIAKGVGATDNTQDDDVQQLIDKLRRHLKDERYFIVIDDVWSAEEWKTISLALLNNNCGSRIITTTRNNEVASRCSSRVGRVYEMEPLSFGDSKSLFLRRAFGPEDSGYSHLEEVSNEIVRKCSGIPLAIITVSSLLAGQHAEDEWKRVLAAIGSALAKDPGADKMTKILSLSYFDLPHHLRTCLLYLSMFPEDSTIHKQHLIHMWIAEGFIREEQGRSRHAVGESYFNELINRCLIQPVDAEFDQVESCRVHDIILDFITCKAAEENFVTSFNDVEHGHNSHRRVRRIFVGNSNNEKVTIAASPILSHVRSLIVCVQYPQVSLLAFPPALRVLDLGKCWWLEDHHIASIEKLFLLKYLRLANVTLLPRKIGELQYLETLDITKTRILELPSAVTCLQRLTSLYIHVHTSFVDGMIGKMQSLEELMTFGVHSYEQGKSLQELSQLTKLWRLEVLLGFELWEGTGQIEDLHNNIGTLLSSCNLRHLHIRKWSSPLAVKTYFPLSLESWCLATPCSLREFYITYCYIDKVPNWMRLLGNLRELELYVVTVRPEDVVILGSVPTLLFLTLKTFNGTDGRILLHGFSSLKYLCLELLYCGTSLEFEPGSMPRLEHLKLEFRVHRIDCLNGSSNFGIQHLSALRKVEVCICCNFGNSENPLAGVEFCFGKYIGSLIETVIMTHPNCSSLLSEYGNVSYASVDCEHYTTIVGTDYEKEDEVGQDAGAHHWHVGGNHPRISFGYTQNVISQYSSTPEGVFFRWMTLMETHLLPRPVIHKRRRRTALEKSTLRTSIHVAARDSGRPDSTIRRCARVLLRQMGIFQEDEEAAISEEDLDRYWREFDHPLAEPQMAALAALSSWSLP is encoded by the exons ATGGAGGCTGCTCTTGTCACCGTTTCTATGGGGGTGATCAAGCCCCTCTTGTCCAAGCTCTTCAAGCTGCTGGGGGAAGAGCACGCCAAGCTCAAAGGCGTGCACCGAGACGCCAAGTTCATAGGAGATGAGATGCACAGCATGCAGGCTGCGCTAGAGACTCTCGCGGATGAAGAGCAACTCGATCCTGAGATGCGAATTTGGAGGGATGCTGTCCGCGAGCTTTCCTATGACATGGAAGATTGTGTTGATGACTTTGTGGCTCGTGTCGACCATGATCATGATGGGCGCACGGCCTTTAAGAAGTTTGTTGACAAGTTGAAGAAGCCGAAATATCAACATCGGACTGCTAATGAGATCGGAAAACTCAAGACCCGTGCAACTGAGGCAAGCGAGAGGCACAAGAGGTATAATATTGTGCGGCCAACATCTGACATTAGCACTTGTGCCATCGACCCCCGGCTGCCTGCGCTTTACGTGGAGGCTGATGACCTTATCGGCATTGATGGTCCTAAGGATGATATCATTGACTGGTTTCAATGGGAAGCTACTTCCACACAGCTTCAAGTGCTTTCTATTGTTGGTTCTGGAGGTCTTGGTAAGACTACTCTAGCAAACCAAGTCTATCATGCAATTCGAGGCCAATTTTCATGTGCAGCTTTTGTCTCTGTTTCTCGGAAACCTAATATGAGAAAGATTCTAAGAGATATTGCTAAAGGAGTTGGGGCCACAGACAATACACAAGATGATGATGTGCAGCAACTGATTGATAAACTCAGACGTCATCTCAAAGATGAAAG GTACTTCATTGTCATTGATGATGTGTGGAGCGCGGAAGAGTGGAAAACTATCAGCCTTGCATTACTGAATAATAATTGTGGGAGCAGAATTATTACTACAACACGTAATAATGAAGTTGCTTCACGTTGTTCATCGCGTGTTGGTCGTGTTTATGAAATGGAACCCCTTAGTTTTGGGGACTCCAAAAGTTTGTTTCTGAGAAGAGCATTTGGTCCCGAGGATTCAGGCTATTCTCACCTGGAAGAAGTCTCAAATGAGATAGTAAGAAAATGTTCCGGCATACCATTGGCTATTATTACGGTGTCTAGTTTGTTGGCTGGTCAGCATGCAGAAGATGAGTGGAAAAGGGTGTTGGCTGCTATTGGTTCTGCTCTTGCAAAGGACCCTGGTGCTGATAAGATGACAAAGATATTATCTCTGAGCTACTTTGATCTTCCTCACCATCTGAGAACTTGTTTGTTGTACTTGAGTATGTTCCCAGAAGATTCTACTATCCACAAACAACATTTGATACATATGTGGATTGCTGAAGGATTCATTCGTGAAGAACAAGGGCGAAGTCGACATGCAGTAGGCGAGAGTTATTTTAATGAGCTCATTAACCGATGCTTGATCCAGCCAGTTGATGCAGAGTTTGACCAGGTGGAATCATGCCGAGTTCATGACATCATTCTTGATTTCATCACATGCAAGGCTGCTGAAGAGAATTTTGTCACTTCATTCAATGATGTTGAACATGGGCATAACTCACATCGCAGAGTCCGCAGGATCTTTGTTGGGAATAGCAATAATGAAAAGGTTACCATAGCGGCAAGCCCGATTCTCTCTCATGTTCGGTCACTCATTGTATGTGTGCAATACCCGCAAGTTTCTCTGTTGGCTTTCCCACCAGCTCTTCGTGTCTTGGACCTAGGAAAGTGCTGGTGgttagaagatcatcatattgCAAGTATTGAAAAGTTGTTTCTTCTTAAATACTTGCGCCTTGCAAATGTTACCCTCCTCCCAAGAAAAATTGGAGAACTGCAGTATTTGGAGACACTAGACATAACAAAAACCAGAATTCTAGAACTGCCGTCAGCTGTTACATGCCTTCAACGGTTGACCAGTCTATATATTCATGTCCACACTAGCTTTGTAGACGGAATGATTGGTAAAATGCAAAGCTTGGAAGAGCTAATGACGTTTGGTGTCCACTCCTATGAACAAGGGAAGTCACTGCAAGAACTCAGCCAGCTAACCAAGCTGTGGAGATTGGAAGTACTACTAGGGTTTGAATTGTGGGAAGGAACAGGTCAAATTGAGGACCTTCACAATAACATCGGAACATTACTATCTTCATGCAACCTTCGTCATCTGCACATCCGCAAGTGGAGCTCGCCCTTAGCTGTGAAAACGTATTTTCCACTGTCACTGGAGTCATGGTGCCTGGCAACTCCTTGTAGCCTTCGGGAGTTCTACATCACATACTGCTATATTGACAAGGTTCCAAACTGGATGAGATTGCTCGGAAATCTTAGGGAATTAGAGCTCTACGTTGTCACTGTGAGACCAGAAGATGTTGTGATCCTTGGCTCAGTACCAACTTTGCTTTTCCTTACACTTAAGACTTTCAATGGCACCGATGGAAGAATTCTCCTTCATGGGTTCAGTAGCTTGAAATATTTGTGTCTGGAACTGCTCTACTGTGGGACCTCACTCGAGTTTGAACCGGGATCAATGCCAAGGCTTGAGCACCTCAAGCTTGAGTTTCGTGTGCATCGGATTGATTGCCTGAATGGTTCTTCCAATTTTGGTATCCAACACCTCTCCGCCCTCCGCAAAGTTGAGGTCTGTATTTGTTGCAACTTTGGCAACAGCGAAAATCCGTTGGCAGGTGTGGAATTTTGCTTTGGCAAATACATTGGAAGCCTTATCGAAACTGTCATCATGACGCATCCCAACTGTTCCAGTCTCCTTTCAGAGTATGGAAATGTATCATATGCAAGTGTGGACTGCGAACATTACACAACAATT GTTGGGACGGACTATGAGAAGGAAGATGAAGTAGGACAAGATGCGGGAGCACACCACTGGCATGTGGGAGGAAACCACCCGCGAATATCATTTGGTTACACACAAAATGTAATTTCTCAATACTCATCCACCCCCGAAGGTGTGTTCTTCAGGTGGATGACCTTGATGGAGACTCACCTGCTGCCGAGACCGGTTATCCACAAGCGCCGCCGCAGGACGGCGCTGGAGAAATCCACGCTCAGGACAAGCATCCATGTTGCGGCACGGGATAGTGGACGCCCTGACAGTACCATTCGAAGATGCGCAAGGGTGCTGCTTCGTCAGATGGGGATCTTTCAAGAGGATGAGGAGGCTGCGATCTCAGAAGAGGATCTTGATCGCTATTGGAGAGAGTTTGATCACCCTCTCGCCGAGCCCCAGATGGCGGCTTTGGCGGCTCTGTCTAGTTGGTCACTTCCTTGA